A genomic window from Chloroflexota bacterium includes:
- a CDS encoding NifB/NifX family molybdenum-iron cluster-binding protein has translation MRIAISLQTNNDLNSIVAQHFGRCPYFALVDMQGNEVQAIEVIDNPYYAGHQVGEIPRFIHEQKADVMLSGGMGGRAIQFFEQLGIGVATGASGTVRDTLASYNAGELREAAPCAESVAHGHGHEQD, from the coding sequence GTGCGTATCGCAATCTCACTACAAACCAACAATGACCTGAACAGCATCGTCGCTCAGCATTTCGGACGTTGTCCCTATTTCGCACTGGTGGACATGCAGGGAAACGAGGTCCAGGCAATAGAAGTCATCGACAATCCCTATTATGCTGGTCATCAGGTAGGGGAGATTCCACGGTTTATCCATGAACAGAAAGCAGATGTCATGCTTAGTGGCGGGATGGGCGGCCGGGCTATCCAATTCTTCGAACAGCTTGGCATCGGAGTTGCAACCGGCGCCAGCGGTACGGTGCGTGATACGTTGGCAAGCTACAACGCCGGTGAACTGCGTGAGGCTGCTCCATGCGCCGAGAGTGTTGCGCATGGCCACGGGCATGAGCAGGATTAG
- a CDS encoding PEP/pyruvate-binding domain-containing protein — MTYTTPFTQLGKNDIPLAGGKGANLGELTAAGFPVPAGFVLTTEAYGAFVNENGLQHQITELASAVAADDPQSAEEASAAIKERFLAGDMPEAIQIDLLEAYADLTMEGAIPVAVRSSATAEDLPTASFAGQQDTYLNIRGGRALLDAVKKCWASLWTARALSYRMRQDIDPATVSLAVVVQQFIPAESAGVLFTANPIDGERDQIVINATWGLGEAIVGGLVTPDTVVVDKSTWQIISRETTTKTVMTVLIDNGTEERSTPQSQQDQRVLDDATAIELARYGAQIEAHYGLPMDIEWAIFGGKIAILQARPITNLPPVPLRDVRWDPPRPGTIWMRRQVVEHMPEPLSPLFDELYLQNGLDKSMDEIGVSLTDLSGFEINVWDFVEPPFAATVNGYAYSIASFDFSLKIVPLVLRIYTVVLPKMIRHLVPRWRDESLPDYRAAIEHWKSIDLPNASDETLLQGVRELAAEDAIYWFAAAVPLGLARVTDAALNRFLKSVGRGRSNGACLTSGSFLRGFPSKAVEAQARLEAIARKIQASETLRKQVLNTPAPRLLDMLAEHADGQAVLDNLQQYLDAYGHQVYNLDFVAPTLADDPLPVLLSLQAAVAYPERDALARQAELAREREALVARTERSLNPTQRPIFRRLLGWAQHYSPYREEALFYVGAAWPALRRLALELGRRLTEAGSLDAPVDVFYLKSAELEEAINARADGVGRPDLASQARERRILREARKRLDPPVVVPPDGRMKFGPIDMAMFEPKSRTISAGPTLDGFAVSPGRVTAPASVIRSPQDFDRMVPDTILVCTTTTPAWTPLFARAKGLVTDIGGALAHGSIVAREYGIPAVMGTGMATQRIENGQRILVDGDAGTVTLLDEVDTEAITKVEETNSPARKFALAALAVGLVVGLVVLWEKRR; from the coding sequence ATGACTTACACCACTCCTTTCACGCAACTTGGCAAAAACGACATCCCGCTCGCGGGGGGCAAGGGCGCCAATCTCGGAGAGTTGACCGCAGCCGGTTTTCCCGTTCCCGCCGGATTCGTCCTGACGACGGAAGCGTATGGTGCATTTGTGAACGAAAATGGGTTACAGCATCAGATCACCGAGCTGGCCTCTGCGGTTGCGGCCGACGATCCGCAGTCGGCTGAAGAGGCCTCCGCAGCTATCAAAGAGCGCTTTCTCGCTGGCGACATGCCGGAGGCCATCCAGATCGATTTATTGGAGGCGTATGCGGATTTGACCATGGAAGGGGCGATCCCGGTTGCCGTGCGCTCTTCCGCCACCGCCGAGGATTTGCCCACAGCGAGTTTCGCCGGTCAGCAGGACACTTATCTCAACATTCGAGGGGGGCGCGCATTATTGGATGCGGTGAAAAAATGCTGGGCCAGTTTGTGGACGGCCCGCGCCCTCTCCTACCGGATGCGTCAGGACATTGACCCCGCCACTGTGAGCCTCGCAGTAGTTGTGCAACAATTCATTCCGGCCGAGTCCGCCGGCGTTCTGTTTACAGCCAACCCGATTGATGGCGAGCGCGACCAGATCGTTATCAACGCCACCTGGGGCCTGGGTGAGGCGATTGTCGGTGGGCTAGTGACACCCGACACCGTGGTCGTGGATAAATCGACCTGGCAGATAATATCCCGCGAGACAACCACCAAAACGGTGATGACGGTGCTGATTGACAATGGCACAGAGGAGCGATCCACACCCCAATCACAACAAGATCAACGGGTCCTGGACGACGCCACGGCCATCGAGCTGGCACGGTATGGCGCACAGATCGAGGCGCATTATGGTTTGCCGATGGACATTGAATGGGCGATATTCGGCGGCAAAATCGCCATTCTGCAAGCGCGCCCCATCACCAATTTGCCACCGGTGCCGTTGCGAGATGTGCGTTGGGATCCGCCCAGGCCCGGCACTATCTGGATGCGACGACAAGTCGTCGAGCACATGCCGGAACCCCTCTCCCCGCTTTTCGACGAGCTTTATCTGCAAAACGGCCTGGATAAATCGATGGATGAAATTGGCGTTTCTTTGACCGACCTGAGCGGCTTCGAGATCAACGTGTGGGACTTCGTCGAACCGCCCTTTGCCGCCACAGTCAATGGCTACGCATACAGCATCGCCAGCTTTGACTTCAGCTTGAAGATTGTTCCGCTTGTCTTGCGCATCTATACGGTCGTCTTGCCGAAGATGATCCGCCACCTGGTTCCCCGTTGGCGAGACGAGTCATTGCCTGACTATCGGGCTGCCATCGAGCATTGGAAGAGCATCGACTTGCCCAATGCGTCCGACGAGACTCTGTTGCAGGGTGTGCGTGAACTTGCCGCAGAGGATGCTATCTACTGGTTTGCGGCGGCTGTACCCCTGGGATTGGCGCGAGTCACGGATGCCGCGCTCAACCGCTTTCTGAAATCGGTTGGGCGCGGCCGGTCAAACGGCGCCTGCCTGACCAGCGGCTCTTTTCTGCGCGGCTTCCCATCCAAGGCGGTGGAGGCGCAGGCCCGGCTGGAAGCCATCGCCAGAAAGATCCAGGCCTCTGAGACATTGCGGAAACAGGTGTTGAATACGCCAGCTCCACGCTTGCTCGATATGCTGGCGGAGCATGCGGACGGGCAGGCGGTGCTGGACAACCTGCAGCAATATCTTGATGCGTATGGCCACCAGGTCTACAACCTGGACTTCGTTGCACCTACCCTGGCGGATGATCCCCTCCCTGTTCTGTTGAGCTTGCAGGCGGCCGTCGCCTACCCGGAGCGGGATGCGCTCGCTCGCCAGGCCGAGCTGGCGCGGGAGAGAGAGGCGCTGGTCGCGCGCACGGAACGCTCATTGAATCCCACCCAGCGCCCGATTTTCAGGCGCTTATTGGGCTGGGCGCAGCATTACTCGCCCTACCGGGAAGAGGCGCTCTTCTATGTGGGCGCGGCCTGGCCTGCTCTGCGACGGCTGGCCCTCGAACTGGGCAGACGGCTCACGGAAGCCGGCTCCCTCGATGCGCCGGTCGATGTCTTCTATCTGAAGAGCGCAGAACTGGAGGAGGCCATCAATGCACGCGCGGATGGTGTCGGTCGACCAGACCTGGCCAGCCAGGCCCGGGAGCGACGCATTCTGCGCGAAGCGCGCAAGCGCCTCGATCCACCGGTGGTGGTTCCGCCGGATGGCCGGATGAAGTTCGGGCCGATCGACATGGCCATGTTCGAGCCTAAATCCCGCACCATCAGCGCAGGCCCCACGTTGGATGGCTTCGCTGTCAGTCCCGGCCGGGTCACTGCACCGGCCAGCGTTATCCGGTCCCCGCAAGACTTCGACAGGATGGTCCCGGACACGATCCTCGTCTGCACGACCACCACCCCGGCCTGGACGCCTCTCTTTGCCCGGGCGAAGGGGCTGGTCACCGACATTGGAGGCGCATTGGCCCACGGTTCCATCGTGGCGCGAGAGTACGGGATCCCAGCGGTGATGGGTACAGGTATGGCAACCCAGCGTATCGAAAATGGTCAGCGCATTCTGGTTGATGGCGATGCCGGCACGGTAACGCTGCTGGATGAAGTCGACACAGAAGCGATAACAAAAGTGGAGGAAACAAATTCTCCCGCACGGAAATTCGCTCTGGCTGCGTTGGCTGTCGGGTTAGTTGTTGGTTTGGTTGTGTTGTGGGAAAAACGCAGGTAG